The proteins below come from a single Chryseobacterium bernardetii genomic window:
- a CDS encoding helix-turn-helix domain-containing protein, whose amino-acid sequence MERKGKFSVAFKLECIELHQNSYHSIESIATEKGFNESNLRKWIGFYNKYGISGLQPRKNKSYSVRFKLKVLKAINTEFISQREACVRFDIPAQSTVLNWQRDYEKSGILGLENKPIGRPKKMSDYKRKKRKSDKPLTREEELLLENERLRAENDFLKKLDALTLKKNKQRPSKN is encoded by the coding sequence ACTTCATCAGAATTCTTATCATTCGATTGAATCTATAGCAACAGAAAAAGGATTTAACGAGAGTAATCTTCGCAAGTGGATCGGTTTTTATAACAAGTACGGAATATCGGGATTACAACCGAGAAAAAACAAAAGCTATTCCGTAAGGTTTAAGCTTAAAGTGTTGAAAGCCATCAATACGGAGTTCATCTCACAAAGAGAAGCGTGTGTCAGGTTTGATATCCCTGCCCAGTCTACCGTCTTGAATTGGCAGCGTGATTACGAAAAAAGTGGTATTTTAGGTTTGGAAAACAAACCTATAGGAAGACCCAAAAAAATGAGTGATTACAAGCGTAAGAAAAGGAAGTCTGACAAGCCATTGACAAGGGAAGAAGAACTTTTATTGGAGAACGAAAGGCTGCGTGCCGAGAACGATTTTCTAAAAAAGCTAGACGCCTTAACTCTCAAAAAGAACAAGCAGAGGCCATCGAAGAATTAA